Part of the Grimontia kaedaensis genome is shown below.
TTGACAGAGGTGAGTGTCCGCGCCAGCAGCAGTTCAACCCAGCTGAACATAAAGCAGAAGAACGCGGTGACACCGATCCCTGAGCGGATCATCGGGATAAAGATCCTCACGAAAAAACGGGGAAAGCTGTATCCATCGATGTAGGCGGTTTCATCAATCTCCTTTGGCACACCGCTCATAAAGCCTTCTAGAATCCATACCGCGAGCGGCACGTTGAAAAGGCAGTGGGCGAGTGCCACAGCGATATGGGTGTCGAACAAGCCCACTGAGCTGTATAGCTGGAAGAATGGCAGCAGGAATACAGCAGGCGGTGCCATTCTGTTGGTCAGCAGCCAGAAAAAGAGGTGCTTGTCGCCTACGAACTTGTAGCGCGAGAACGCATAAGCGGCAGGCAGTGCAACCGACAGTGACAGCAGGGTGTTAATACTCACGTAGGTAAGTGAGTTCAGGTAACCCGAGTACCAACTTGGGTCTGAGAAAATGACAATGTAGTTATCCAGCGTAAAGCTTTGCGGCCAGAACGTGAGTCCGCCCAAGATCTCTTCGTTGGTTTTGAACGACATCATTAGTAGCCAGTAAATTGGCGTCATCAGGAACACAATGTAGGCGAGCAGGCCAAAGGTTTTTCTGTTCATGGCTTAGCTCCTTTTGTCCATGTTGGTCATAGCGGTATAGAACACCCAGGACACCAGTAAGATGATGAGGAAGTAGATAATAGAGAAGGCGGCTGCAGGGCCGATATCAAACTGACCGACTGCCATCTTGGTTAACGCCTGTGAAAGGAAAGTGGTTGCGTTACCTGGTCCTCCACCTGTCAGCACGAATGGCTCGGTGTAGATCATGAAGCTGTCCATAAAGCGCAGCAGTACGCCAAGGAGTAGCACACTCTTCAGTTTGGGAAGCTGAATGTAGCGGAATACAGCCCAGTTTGATGCGCGGTCGATTTTCGCAGCTTGGTAATAAACATCTGGAATAGCGCGCAGGCCAGAATAACAAAGCAGGGCAACCAGAGATGTCCAGTGCCAAACATCCATCACCAGCACGGTAATCCATGCATCGACCGGATCTGAGGCGTAGTTGTATTCCACTCCAATGTTGTTGAGGAACCATCCCAGTAAACCGATATCTGCCCGTCCGAATATTTGCCAGATAGTGCCGACAACGTTCCAGGGGATAAGAAGGGGAATGGCAAGAACGATCAATACCAGCGAGGCTTTGAAACCGCGTGCTGGCATGCATAGCGCGACCGCGATACCTAACGGGATTTCAATCGCCAGTACACAGAAAGAATAAATGAACTGACGAACCAGAGAGTCATGTAAACGTGGGTCGTTCAAGATCTCCCTGTACCATTCCGTACCCACAAAGTAGCGGGTGTTCTGATCAAAAATATCCTGAATTGAGTAGTTCACCACTGTCATCAGCGGGATGATGGCGGAGAAAGCGACCAGCAGGAATACTGGGAGTACCAGTAGCCAGGCGCGGTTATTTTCCGTCTTAGTTTGCATCCTGACCTCCTGTCGCGCTTGCGCTTTCTTCTGGCTCTCCGGCCAGATATTCATCGATGTAGAGTTTTAGCCATTGAGCCGGGAAGCTGATATGGGTATGCCCCTGAGGAATTGGCGCCTCTTCGGCAATGCGCAGTTTGATCGGTAGCGTGCCGAACATCGCCGTGACGATTTTGTAGGTTCCCAAATCTTCAACGTGTTGCACCGACACTTCCCAGGAGTCACCTCGTTTTTCCTGCCAAACGTGCACAAACTCAGGGCGTATTCCGACCTTGATATTCTTGCTGTCGGTGCTTTCTAGAACTTGGCGCTGAGCGTCCGTTAGGGTGATGGGCATGTCTTCAAAAGATACGTTGCCGTCACTGGTGCGTTGAACTGGCAGGAGATTCATGCCCGGGCTACCAATGAAAAAGCCTACGAAGGTGTGATTGGGTCGTTCGAACAGTTCGCGTGGAGAGCCAAACTGCACGATGGCACCGTCATACATCACCGCAATTTCTTCCGCGAAGGTGGCCGCTTCGAGTTGATCGTGGGTGACATAGATCATGGTGATGTGGAACTGCTCATGGATCTGGCGGAGCTTACGGCGCAGTTTCCATTTCAGGTGTGGGTCAATAACCGTCAGCGGTTCATCAAACAAAATGGCGGAGACATCTTCACGCACTAGACCGCGTCCCATGGAGACTTTCTGCTTTTCATCTGCGTTTAGGTTGCTGGCGCGTTTTTCCAGAACGTTGTTGAGTTCCAGCAGTTCAGCCACTTCACTGACACGCGAACGCACCTTGGCTTCCGGCGTTTTCATGTTCCGAAGCGGAAACGCAAGGTTGTCATATACCGTCATGGTGTCGTACACCACAGGAAACTGGAAAACCTGCGCGATGTTGCGCTCTTGTGGCGCAAGCTGGCTGACGTCCTGATTATCAAACATGACTTCACCTTCTGACGGCGTCAGCAGGCCGGAAATAATGTTCAGCATGGTACTTTTGCCGCAACCAGAAGGGCCCAGCAAGGCGTAGGCACCGCCATTGCGCCAGGTATGGGTCATTTTGCGGATGGCATAATCCTCACGGCTTTGAGGTGAAGCCTTGTAGGAATGCGCCAAGGAGTTAAGAATGATTTCTGCCATATTGTTACCCCCCTATGCCCGGCGTTGATTGCACTCGACGCGCAGACTGAATGAGCTTTTGTGACTCATCGAAGACATAAAGTTTGTGGGTAGGCACATAAATACTGATCTTCTGATCAACGTCGTAGTCGTGAACCCCCGGTAAGTGGAGCACCATGTTGATGTCGCGGTTTCTCACGTGCAGGAAGGTTTCACTGCCGCTGATTTCCGCCAGCTCGACATCAACGGTCAGTTCTAAGTCGTCATCATTGTTTGGCACCAAGCTTAGGTGGTTAGGACGGATGCCAAATTGATATTCGCCATCGGTTAGCTCGCCAAGGTCGGTGTTCAGTGGGAAATGTATGTGCTCATCGAATGAGACATTTCCACCACCGACACGGCCACGGATCAAATTAATGGGAGGTTCACCAAAGAGTTCTGCACTGGTGACTGAAGAAGGGTGGTGGTAAACCTCAGCTGTTGGCCCTGACTGAATCACCTTGCCTTCGTGCATCAGAACCACATTGCCGCCAAGAGCAAGCGCTTCATTCGGCTCTGTGGTGGCGTAAACTGCGATGGTGTTGCGCTCTGCGAACAGCTCGCGCATTTCCTGGCGAAGCTCTTCACGCAGTTTGTAGTCGAGGTTGACTAAAGGCTCATCAAACAGAATCAAGTCAGCGTTTTTCACCAGTGCCCTTGCCATGGCGGTACGTTGCTGTTGACCGCCCGAGAGTTCAAGAGGCAAGCGATCAAGGAACTGTTCGATATGAAGCATCTCCGCCGTTTCCTGCACTTTCTGTTTAATGAGTGCTTCAGGCTGTTTTTCCAGTCGTAGCGGTGAGGCGATGTTTTCGAAGACGGTCAGATTGGGGTAATTGATAAATTGCTGGTAGACCATAGAGACATTGCGTTCCCTTACGGGTACGCCCGTGACATCCTGACCATTAAAAAGCACGCGACCGCTGGTAGGTTTATCCAAGCCTGCCATTAGGCGCATCAAACTTGTTTTACCCGCCAATGTCCTTCCAAGTAGGACGTTGAAGGAGCCGGGCTCAATCCTCAGGTTAATGTCGTCCAACCATGTTTCATGGTTGCTGATCCTTGTGACGCTCTCCAATTCGAGTGACATGTAAACTCCCTGTTCAATAACGATGTGCGTTGCTGGCAACATCGTCAACTGCGCGAACGCGCATTAATTTTCGAATCCGAATGTCATACGCCAGATTCATGCCAAAAGTTAAATTAATGTTAATATATTGAATTTAAAAGGTTTAAAATAAGTGTGAACACGGTCACTGTGTAAAAAGTGTGAAGTTATTTGTTGACTGTTAACAGAATGTGAACAATGCTTGACACTCTCAATTCTGTTCGAACGCGCATGGGTAGGTAGTCAAATGAGCGATCTGGCTCACTCTCACGATGAGGTTATACAGGCGTCATGGAAGCGATGCCGCTCGTTTGGGCTTAACCCAAAAAGTGCACCGGCAATTGTTCGACTAAATAAAGGTGATTGGGAAGATACACAGGGGAAATCCAAAGACCTGATTGTGACGACACAAGAGCAGGTGCTCCCTTTCTATGAAAATATTCTGGTGAACAGTAACAGCCTGGTGTTACTTGCCGACAGCAGTGGGAACTTATTGAGCCGTTGGGGGCGACCTGGTTTTATAAACCAAATGGAAGGGCACCTCTTCGAGCAGGGAACCAGTTGGCTTGAACGTTTCAATGGCACCAATGCAGTCGGAACTGCGCTGCAAACAGGTGAATCCGTCGTTGTTGGCCGTGATGAACACTATCTGATCGCCAACCGCTATATGACAGCCTCTGCCGCTCCTATCTTTAACAGTGAACGTGAACTTGTCGGTGTACTGAACATTTCCTCTGATGCGTATCTGCCTACCTCTCATGTGAATGGGATGGTGAAAGTGATGACGCAATCAGTTGAGAACCAGCTCATCATGGCCACATATCGCCAGCACTATTACACCTTGGTGTTTAACAATAGTGAGGATAATCACACCAGTCAGTGGGCGGGATTACTGGTTTTCAACGACGCAGGTGAGATAGTGGCTGCTAATCGTCGTGCAGACTTGCTGGTTGGACATGTGTTGAAGGGGCTGAACATCGAAATGGTTACTGGGATCACGACGCTAAAACTATCTGCGCATCCTGAGAACCAAACACTGTCTTTTCTTGGTATTTCAAACTATCGCCTGTTTGGTACGCTCAAGCGCCCCCTCACCAACATGATTCGCACACCGCCATCTCCATTGTCTACCGTCAAATTGAAGAGTGAACCAAAGCCCGTCGCAGCGGTATCTGGTGAGCGTCGATTGTCAGATCTGGATCTTGGCGATCTGAAAATGCAGAAAGCGATCAAGCAGGCTGCCAGTGTGGTCAACAGTGACATTCCGCTGGTGATTCAAGGTGAAACGGGCGCGGGTAAAGAAGTGTTTGCCAAGGCAGTACATGCATCGTCAGAACGCGCTGACAAAAAGTTTGTGGCAGTGAACTGTGCGGCTATTCCCACTGAGTTGGTTGAGTCGGAGCTTTTTGGTTATGTGAGAGGTGCGTTTACCGGTGCCAATAACAAAGGCAGCATTGGTTATATCAGGCAGGCTGACGGTGGCACTTTACTGTTAGACGAAATTGGTGATATGCCATTGCATGTTCAGGCAAGGTTGTTGCGCGTACTCCAGGAAAAAGCGGTCACGCCGCTAGGAAGCACTGAAAGCTATCCTGTCGATTTCCGTGTGATCAGCGCGACCCACCAACCGCTTAGGGAAGCGGTATCAAAAAAGCAGTTTCGTGATGACCTTTATTACCGAATTAATGGACTGACCCTATTTCTGCCTTCGCTCTCGGAGCGTTCAGATACCAACGCACTGGTTGGTCATCTACTTGATGAATTGACGGAAGGAAATAACCCTCCGGTCAGTAATGAGGTGTTGCAGTTATTTGAACGTCACCCCTGGCCGGGAAATATCCGTCAGTTGGTAAATACCTTGCGTGTGGCGTTGGCGCTATCTGACGGCAGTATGATCCATTCTCATCATTTGCCAGACGATTTCTTTTTGGATCTTGAAACACAGCCAGAAGAACCTTTGGTCACAAATTCTTTTCAACCAGAAGTGCTTCCCCTGCAAGTTGCGAGTTGGCGGGAAAGTCTGCCAGAACTTTATTCTGCCACAGAGGGAAACATTACCCGCATCGCTGAACTTTCCGGCGTGAGTCGAAATACCATCTATAAACGTCTTCGAGCATTAGGGCTGAAGTAGCTTCTACTCACCAACAAAGCATTCAAAAAGTCAATTAATCAGAATCAAAATATTCACCATGTCAACGAATATGGCGGTATGTTGCACGAAATTTCCGCCTAGACGCGAATAAATAGGATGAAACGACTAATGACAATTTGCTCATATAGAGAAGTGTATCGCAAATCAAATTTCTGTTTTTAGTGTGAATATTGTTCAATTATTGAACGGTTAATGAATTGTTATAGCGGGAGTTTTATTGAACAAAAGATGAATGATTAACCTCACTAAATGTGGTTTG
Proteins encoded:
- a CDS encoding ABC transporter ATP-binding protein, yielding MAEIILNSLAHSYKASPQSREDYAIRKMTHTWRNGGAYALLGPSGCGKSTMLNIISGLLTPSEGEVMFDNQDVSQLAPQERNIAQVFQFPVVYDTMTVYDNLAFPLRNMKTPEAKVRSRVSEVAELLELNNVLEKRASNLNADEKQKVSMGRGLVREDVSAILFDEPLTVIDPHLKWKLRRKLRQIHEQFHITMIYVTHDQLEAATFAEEIAVMYDGAIVQFGSPRELFERPNHTFVGFFIGSPGMNLLPVQRTSDGNVSFEDMPITLTDAQRQVLESTDSKNIKVGIRPEFVHVWQEKRGDSWEVSVQHVEDLGTYKIVTAMFGTLPIKLRIAEEAPIPQGHTHISFPAQWLKLYIDEYLAGEPEESASATGGQDAN
- a CDS encoding sigma-54-dependent Fis family transcriptional regulator, translated to MSDLAHSHDEVIQASWKRCRSFGLNPKSAPAIVRLNKGDWEDTQGKSKDLIVTTQEQVLPFYENILVNSNSLVLLADSSGNLLSRWGRPGFINQMEGHLFEQGTSWLERFNGTNAVGTALQTGESVVVGRDEHYLIANRYMTASAAPIFNSERELVGVLNISSDAYLPTSHVNGMVKVMTQSVENQLIMATYRQHYYTLVFNNSEDNHTSQWAGLLVFNDAGEIVAANRRADLLVGHVLKGLNIEMVTGITTLKLSAHPENQTLSFLGISNYRLFGTLKRPLTNMIRTPPSPLSTVKLKSEPKPVAAVSGERRLSDLDLGDLKMQKAIKQAASVVNSDIPLVIQGETGAGKEVFAKAVHASSERADKKFVAVNCAAIPTELVESELFGYVRGAFTGANNKGSIGYIRQADGGTLLLDEIGDMPLHVQARLLRVLQEKAVTPLGSTESYPVDFRVISATHQPLREAVSKKQFRDDLYYRINGLTLFLPSLSERSDTNALVGHLLDELTEGNNPPVSNEVLQLFERHPWPGNIRQLVNTLRVALALSDGSMIHSHHLPDDFFLDLETQPEEPLVTNSFQPEVLPLQVASWRESLPELYSATEGNITRIAELSGVSRNTIYKRLRALGLK
- a CDS encoding carbohydrate ABC transporter permease, which encodes MQTKTENNRAWLLVLPVFLLVAFSAIIPLMTVVNYSIQDIFDQNTRYFVGTEWYREILNDPRLHDSLVRQFIYSFCVLAIEIPLGIAVALCMPARGFKASLVLIVLAIPLLIPWNVVGTIWQIFGRADIGLLGWFLNNIGVEYNYASDPVDAWITVLVMDVWHWTSLVALLCYSGLRAIPDVYYQAAKIDRASNWAVFRYIQLPKLKSVLLLGVLLRFMDSFMIYTEPFVLTGGGPGNATTFLSQALTKMAVGQFDIGPAAAFSIIYFLIILLVSWVFYTAMTNMDKRS
- a CDS encoding ABC transporter ATP-binding protein, whose translation is MSLELESVTRISNHETWLDDINLRIEPGSFNVLLGRTLAGKTSLMRLMAGLDKPTSGRVLFNGQDVTGVPVRERNVSMVYQQFINYPNLTVFENIASPLRLEKQPEALIKQKVQETAEMLHIEQFLDRLPLELSGGQQQRTAMARALVKNADLILFDEPLVNLDYKLREELRQEMRELFAERNTIAVYATTEPNEALALGGNVVLMHEGKVIQSGPTAEVYHHPSSVTSAELFGEPPINLIRGRVGGGNVSFDEHIHFPLNTDLGELTDGEYQFGIRPNHLSLVPNNDDDLELTVDVELAEISGSETFLHVRNRDINMVLHLPGVHDYDVDQKISIYVPTHKLYVFDESQKLIQSARRVQSTPGIGG
- a CDS encoding carbohydrate ABC transporter permease, which gives rise to MNRKTFGLLAYIVFLMTPIYWLLMMSFKTNEEILGGLTFWPQSFTLDNYIVIFSDPSWYSGYLNSLTYVSINTLLSLSVALPAAYAFSRYKFVGDKHLFFWLLTNRMAPPAVFLLPFFQLYSSVGLFDTHIAVALAHCLFNVPLAVWILEGFMSGVPKEIDETAYIDGYSFPRFFVRIFIPMIRSGIGVTAFFCFMFSWVELLLARTLTSVNAKPIVATMTRTVSASGIDWGVLAAAGVLTIVPGLLVIWFVRNHVAKGFALGRV